Within the Desulfovibrio oxyclinae DSM 11498 genome, the region TTTCGGGCAGCCTGTCCTTCAGCGGTCAGCGCTGCACTGCCATCAAGACCGTTTTCGTGCACCAAAGCAGAGCGGATGAACTGCTGGAGCGATTGAAAGCGGGTGTCGGAAAGCTCAAGATCGGTATGCCGTTTGATCCGGACGTGGATATCACGCCGATGCCGGAACCGGGGAGAGCCGAGTATCTTCGCGATCTGGTGGACGATGCGGTTTCGAAAGGGGCACGGGTCATCAACGCGGATGGTGGTTCCGTGCTCGGAAGCCTTGTTCATCCTGCCATCCTGTATCCCGTGGATTCATCCATGCGCGTATATCATGAAGAGCAGTTCGGCCCTGTGGTGCCTGTGGTTCCGTTCGATGACGACCGTACTCCCGTGGAGTATCAGGCGCAGTCCGATTTCGGCCAGCAGGTAAGCCTCTTCGGGCAGAATCCTGACAGGCTCGGACGGCTTGTGGACGCCATGTCCGCACAGGTCTGTCGGGTGAACCTGAACAGCCAGTGCCAGCGCGGGCCGGACACGCTTCCGTTCGGCGGTCGCAAGGACTCGGCCGTAGGCACACTCTCGGTCAAGGACGGAATCCGTGCCTTTTCCATGCGTACGGTGGTCGCCTCCAAAAACACGGATAATAACCGTGTGCTGCTCTGCGCCCTTCAGGAGGGGCAAACCTCTTCATTCCTGAATGCCGAGCATTTGAAGTAACGACACCTTCCACGCCTCTTTCGCGTGAGTAACTGGCTGAAATTTTATAAATTTCAGAGTTTCTTCCTGCTCGCTCCGGTTTCTGGATACTGAGATCTTTCGTAAGGTCTTGCACTTCGAAAGCTCACAGGGTGTGATTATTCACTTCTTTTCCAACCAACCAGTTTTTAGAGATAAATTGAATTTGAAGCGAGAGTGAGCAAATGCTGACTGCTTGTCCGCATTATTTGCAGGTAGCTGTATTGATGAACTTTATTGCACGAATTGGTGTCAAATCTTGAGTAAGTCGAAGATTGTTGTTCGGAAGAGGGTGAGTCAATAGTGATCATTATGTCGATTCTGACATAATGGCGTGGTGAAGGTGCTTCAACCATGGTTGAAGAGATGCCGAAGCCCGATATTTCATTCCGGAGGACTCAATGCGCAGCCTTCAAATTACGGCTTCCGGCAGCGGTGCCGGGACTGGCCCTACCATGCGCCTGCATCTCTGGCTCGAAACGGGCGGGGGGGTGCTCTTCGGCCTTGGCCGGTTGCAGTTGCTTCGTGAGGTGGAACGGCGCGGGTCGCTCAAGGCAGCGGCTGAAGCGCTGGGTATGTCCTACCGTGGAGCATGGGGCAAAATAAAGACCACGGAAGAACTCTTTGGTGAAAAGCTTATCGAACGGGCCGCGAGCCGACGGTCCGGCTACCATCTTACATCTTTCGGAACGGCTCTGGCCAAACGTTTCGACGACTGGTTCCGCGAAGTGGAAGACTTCGCTCTGTCCACCGGGCGGGAATACCTGCCATTTTCTTTGGAAAAGTACACCTGAGGCCTTTTTTTGACTTCCAATGTGCTAAATATAACATATTGAAATAGTTGAATTTAGTGTTAAGGTGGCAGTGCTCGGACATTCGGGTCCGGGTTCAATCACTGCCGCGCAATAGCAGCGAGGCACATACCAAGGAGGCCAAGGGTTATGAAACTCGACCGCCGAAGCTTCATGAAGCTCGCAGGCTCGTCAGCGGCGTGTCTCAGCCTCGGGCAGCTCGGAGTCAGCCTGACTCCGGTCAGGGCCTACGCGGCGGAAATCAAGATTTCCGGTGCCAGAGAGGTCGTGACGGTCTGTCCGTTCTGTTCCGTCAGCTGTCACGTCATCGGCCATGTCAAGGAAGGCAAGCTCGTCAACACCGAGGGCGACCCGGACTATCCCATCAACGAAGGCTCCCTGTGCGCCAAGGGTGCGGCCATGTTCAGCATGACCACAAGCCACCACCGGCTGCAGAAGCCGCTTTATCGCGCACCTTACAGTGACAAATGGGAAGAGAAGAGCTGGGACTGGATGCTCGACCGCATCGCGCGGCGCATCAAGGATACCCGCGACAAGGACATCATTCTCAAGAATGACAGGGGCGAGACCGTCAACCGCCTCGAATCCATGTTCCTGCTGGGCACTTCCCACGCGGGCAACGAGGAATGTGCCATCGCGCATCAGGCGATGCGCGGCCTGGGTGTCGTCCACATGGACCACCAGGCGCGTATCTGACACAGCGCCACAGTTGCGGCTCTGGGAGAGTCGTTCGGACGCGGTGCGATGACCAACCACTGGATCGACATCAAGAATGCCGATTCCATCCTCATAATGGGCAGCAATGCTGCCGAACACCACCCGATCTCTTTCAAATGGGTGCTGCAAGCCAAGGACAAGGGCGCCACCGTGATGCACGTTGACCCCAAGTTCTCCCGCACCTCCGCCAGATCGGACTTTCACGTCCCCCTGCGGTCCGGAACGGACATCGCCTTCCTCGGGGGCATGATCAAGTACATTCTCGACAACGAACTCTTTTTCAAGGAGTACGTCACCGAGTACACCAACGCCTCACTCATTGTGGGCGAAGGTTACGGTTTCAAGGACGGCCTGTTTACCGGGTACGACCCCAAGACGCGTTCCTACGACAAGAGCCGCTGGGGATTCGAGCTGGATGGAAACGGCGTGCCGAAGCGCGACAAGTCACTTCAGCATCCGCGCTGCGTGCATCAGCTCATGAAGAAGCACTACTCCCGCTATGGCATCGACGCGGTTTCCGCCACCACGGGGGTTTCCGCCGAGAACCTGCTCAAGGTCTACAAGACCTTCACGGCCACCGGAAAGCGGGACAAGGCCGGGACCATCATGTACGCCCTCGGCTGGACCCAGCATACCGTCGGCGTCCAGAACATCCGCTCAGCGGGCATCATCCAGCTTCTTCTCGGCAACATCGGCGTTGCGGGCGGCGGCATCAATGCCCTGCGCGGCGAACCCAACGTACAGGGCTCCACCGACCACACGCTGCTGTATCACATCATACCCGGTTACATGGCCATGCCGAACAACGAATGGCAGACTTACGACGACTACGTGAAGGCCAACACGCCGGTGAGCAACGACCCCATGTCCGCCAACTGGTGGAAGAACAAGCCCAAATATTTCGCCAGCCTGCTTAAGGCATGGTTCGGCGAAAACGCCACGCCGGAGAACGGCTTCTGCTACGAATACCTGCCCAAGATCGAAAAGGGAGAGGATTACTCCTACATGTACCTTTTCGACCGCATGTACGAGAAAAAGATCCGCGGCGGCATAATCATCGGCCTCAACCCCATGAACAGCGTGCCCAACTCCAACAAGGTGCGTAAGGCGCTGGACAATCTGGACTGGCTGGTGACCTCCGAGCTCCATCATTCCGAGACCACGGACAACTGGCAGCGTCCCGGCGTGGACCCCAAGAGCGTGAAGACCGAGGTCTTCCTGCTTCCCTCCGCACACCGGCTGGAAAAGGAAGGCTCCGTCACCAACTCCGGACGCTGGCTGCTCTGGCACTACAAGGCTATCGAACCCGCGTTTGAAGCCCGCTCGTTCGGCGATATGTTCACCGGTTTCATGACGCGGGTGCGCGAACTCTATCGCGAGGAAGGCGGCACGCTGCCCGAGCCCGTGCTCAAACTGGATTACCCCGAGACCTATGATCCCGAGTCGCTC harbors:
- a CDS encoding winged helix-turn-helix domain-containing protein, producing the protein MRSLQITASGSGAGTGPTMRLHLWLETGGGVLFGLGRLQLLREVERRGSLKAAAEALGMSYRGAWGKIKTTEELFGEKLIERAASRRSGYHLTSFGTALAKRFDDWFREVEDFALSTGREYLPFSLEKYT
- the fdnG gene encoding formate dehydrogenase-N subunit alpha, yielding MKLDRRSFMKLAGSSAACLSLGQLGVSLTPVRAYAAEIKISGAREVVTVCPFCSVSCHVIGHVKEGKLVNTEGDPDYPINEGSLCAKGAAMFSMTTSHHRLQKPLYRAPYSDKWEEKSWDWMLDRIARRIKDTRDKDIILKNDRGETVNRLESMFLLGTSHAGNEECAIAHQAMRGLGVVHMDHQARIUHSATVAALGESFGRGAMTNHWIDIKNADSILIMGSNAAEHHPISFKWVLQAKDKGATVMHVDPKFSRTSARSDFHVPLRSGTDIAFLGGMIKYILDNELFFKEYVTEYTNASLIVGEGYGFKDGLFTGYDPKTRSYDKSRWGFELDGNGVPKRDKSLQHPRCVHQLMKKHYSRYGIDAVSATTGVSAENLLKVYKTFTATGKRDKAGTIMYALGWTQHTVGVQNIRSAGIIQLLLGNIGVAGGGINALRGEPNVQGSTDHTLLYHIIPGYMAMPNNEWQTYDDYVKANTPVSNDPMSANWWKNKPKYFASLLKAWFGENATPENGFCYEYLPKIEKGEDYSYMYLFDRMYEKKIRGGIIIGLNPMNSVPNSNKVRKALDNLDWLVTSELHHSETTDNWQRPGVDPKSVKTEVFLLPSAHRLEKEGSVTNSGRWLLWHYKAIEPAFEARSFGDMFTGFMTRVRELYREEGGTLPEPVLKLDYPETYDPESLXALINGRFTRDTVVKGKTYRKGQLVPSFTALTDDGSTSSLNWLYAGSYTEEGGNKAKRRSTKQTPMQKNIGLFPNWAWCWPVNRRILYNRASVDLNGKPYNPEKAVIEWKNGKWVGDVPDGGWPPMATGKGRYPFIMSKHGFGQIYGPGRQDGPFSEHYEPVETPVARNMFSQQLNSPVYKFVSSEMDKLSAPADPNFPIVLTTYSLTEHWCGGGETRNIPNLLEAEPQLYVEMSPELAGEKGIANGDGVIVESARGRVEAIAMVTVRMRPLRVHGRIIHEIGMPFCFGWTTPGTGDATNRLTPSVGDPNTTIPEYKACCVNVRKADRLTELAT